The Coffea arabica cultivar ET-39 chromosome 1e, Coffea Arabica ET-39 HiFi, whole genome shotgun sequence genome has a window encoding:
- the LOC113704890 gene encoding uncharacterized protein, giving the protein MRRPGGGGGGGGGGHNYGGGDSSAAYAAAGMAPSPHMHHHQQQSSKSERHSSNHNQWRLERDGARLSSPMSPHMFHNEGQGNEAPRSYYQAQRPEPRMAPERQGSHDSRSQPRGEDMNMGYEENFMPQTFEGLEEKFLDDLMKLSKEQIDAEDAEIARHRERINMINAQYQEQLVALRAQHASRRDEFLRRESHSRQQQYQQASMDHYSSSGHGDPQGYSTGTPPARDPQRLYNADNYDSHRERARFLGSGRNDDFEHRLQYPGGRLYDTGSRYY; this is encoded by the exons CTGCGGGAATGGCGCCATCGCCTCACATGCATCATCATCAGCAGCAGAGCAGCAAGTCTGAGCGTCATAGTagtaatcacaatcaatggagATTGGAAAGAGATGGGGCCAGACTATCCAGCCCTATGTCACCCCACATGTTCCACAATGAAG GTCAAGGGAACGAAGCACCTAGGTCTTACTACCAAGCCCAAAGGCCAGAGCCAAGGATGGCACCGGAGAGGCAAGGCAGCCATGATTCAAGGTCTCAACCTCGTGGAGAAGATATGAATATGGGGTATGAAGAGAATTTCATGCCGCAGACTTTTGAAGGACTTGAGGAGAAATTCCTCGATGATCTCATGAAACTGAGCAAGGAGCAAATTGATGCGGAGGACGCGGAAATTGCTAGGCATCGGGAG AGAATAAATATGATCAATGCACAATATCAAGAACAGCTTGTTGCACTTCGAGCTCAACATGCCAGTCGGAGAGATGAGTTTCTTCGACGAGAATCTCATTCCAGACAACAACAATACCAGCAGGCTTCAATGGACCACTATTCTAGCAGTGGCCATGGTGATCCTCAAGGGTACAGTACGGGGACTCCTCCAGCTAGAGATCCACAGCGACTTTACAATGCTGATAATTATGATTCTCATAGAGAGCGTGCACGATTTCTTGGTAGTGGCAGGAACGATGATTTTGAGCATAGACTTCAGTACCCTGGTGGCCGGTTATATGATACTGGCTCACGTTATTATTGA